TAAGAACTACTTCATTTGATTACTTTGAGAATATAGCTAAGCCTTCCATGCTTGGCTATGTGATGAAGTATAGTATAGGTCTTCCTGGGCTGATCAAGAAATCGATTGTTGGAGATGAAAGGGTTAACCCTAGTGGTGAGCAACAAGAATTTTATCGCCTAACGAAGGATCAATGGAAGATTGTTGAGAAGTTCAAGGAACGAATAGCTTTGAGTATAGATGATGAGACAGGTTTGATATCTATTAAGGTAGAAATGCCTGACGCTTATGCAGCAGCTCAAATCACAAAAAAAATAGAAAGAGAGGTAACCAAAGCCGTCATTAAATATAAAACAGACAAAGCAAAGGAGAATCTTTCCTTCGTGATTGAAACCTTCGAGGAGGCCAAAGCGGAGTTCGAAGCAGTCCAAGTTCGTTTGGCTAGAGCTATGGATAGAAACATGAATGTATCTTCAGCAACGGCTCAAATTCAGCTCAGAAGGATTGAGAATGAGTACAATGTTGCTTTTGAAGTTTATAAGGGGCTTGCTTCTCAGGTAGAGCAAGCGAAGATAAAACTGAAAGAGGATACTCCCGTATTTACTGTTTTGGAGCCTGTAAGGGTTCCAGAGGACAAGAGTAAGCCAAATAGAATAATAGTCCTTTGTTTAGCTATGGTGGCAGGCATAGTTTTATCGATAACGATAATTTCATTAAGAAATATAAGAATTGTATAATTATGAGAAATTTTGAGATACTTGATTGTACGCTACGAGATGGTGGATACTACACGGATTGGGATTTTGACAGAAAGGTAGTTAATACTTATCTAAACTCTATGAATTCTTTACCCATTGATTACATAGAGATTGGGTATAGATCAAAAAAAATGGAAGGTTATCTTGGCCAATATTTTTATTTGCCAGAGGAAACTCTTTTCGCGATCAAGGAGAAACTTTCAAAGAAAATTGTAATCATTCTTAATGAGAAGAGTACAACTCCTGATCATGTTGATGATTTGTTATTACCATGCAAAGGCATTGTAGACTTGGTTCGAATTGCTGTTGATCCTCAGAATGTTATTAGAGCTATTAAATTAGCAGTAGCGATTAAGAATATGGGATTTGATGTTGCATTTAATGTAATGTACATGTCGGAATGGAAAGGAGCCAAGAGCTTCCTTTCAGATATAAAAGAGACCAATGGAATTGTAGATTATTTCTATATGGTTGATTCTTTTGGAGGTGTATTTCCAAATGATTTAAAAGAGGTGTATCATTCTATTAAAGAACGTCTTAATATGAAGATCGGTTTTCATGGTCATAATAACCTTGAACTTGCGTTAATCAATACTCTGGAGGCTTTAAAACTAGGCGTTGACATAGTCGATTCTACTATTTTAGGTATGGGTAGAGGGGCAGGTAATTTAAAAAC
The DNA window shown above is from Reichenbachiella sp. 5M10 and carries:
- a CDS encoding Wzz/FepE/Etk N-terminal domain-containing protein, giving the protein MTEEKKMVQEDEIDLVELAKTIWAGRKFIGKVTGIFIVFGLVVAFTSPVEYEASTKLMPEATEGATPSLGGLGGLAGLAGIDISSMSGGGGVLSPQLYPEIVNSLPFILDVMNDTIYFESLDLRTTSFDYFENIAKPSMLGYVMKYSIGLPGLIKKSIVGDERVNPSGEQQEFYRLTKDQWKIVEKFKERIALSIDDETGLISIKVEMPDAYAAAQITKKIEREVTKAVIKYKTDKAKENLSFVIETFEEAKAEFEAVQVRLARAMDRNMNVSSATAQIQLRRIENEYNVAFEVYKGLASQVEQAKIKLKEDTPVFTVLEPVRVPEDKSKPNRIIVLCLAMVAGIVLSITIISLRNIRIV